One segment of Anatilimnocola aggregata DNA contains the following:
- a CDS encoding RNA polymerase sigma factor, producing the protein MHNPFAEVIDESTDTDLIKQAKHGSREALEKLVLRHQSWIYNIAVRMVFRPEDAEEVTQEVLIKAITRLSTFQGDSQFRTWLYRVTANHVLNMRRRGGEIESQTFSSFADAINNTPDLDLPDPQTVPVDVPLLVEEAKISCTTGMLLCLDRRQRLIFTLGEIFEASDSVGGEILEISADNFRQSLSRARRDLYQFMHGQCGLVNANNPCRCPKKTKGFIAAGHVDPDHLQFVPLRIRRISEAAVGIVRTIENTVDEQYAAIFREHPFLEPKNQFDWLRQLLDKGDFATALQLN; encoded by the coding sequence ATGCACAATCCCTTTGCCGAGGTCATTGATGAATCGACCGATACAGACCTGATCAAGCAGGCGAAGCATGGCAGCCGTGAGGCTTTGGAAAAGTTGGTTCTTCGGCATCAGTCATGGATTTACAATATCGCTGTGCGGATGGTCTTCCGACCGGAGGACGCTGAGGAAGTCACCCAGGAAGTGCTGATCAAGGCCATCACCCGGCTAAGCACTTTTCAGGGAGACAGTCAGTTCCGCACTTGGCTATATCGCGTCACGGCCAACCATGTGCTCAACATGAGGCGCCGCGGCGGGGAAATCGAATCCCAGACGTTCTCCAGCTTTGCTGATGCCATCAACAATACTCCCGACCTCGACCTGCCCGACCCACAGACCGTACCGGTGGATGTGCCACTGCTGGTCGAAGAAGCCAAAATCTCTTGTACGACCGGGATGCTGCTCTGCCTTGACCGTAGGCAACGGCTGATCTTCACGCTCGGCGAGATCTTCGAAGCCAGCGATTCGGTCGGTGGCGAGATCCTGGAGATTAGCGCGGACAACTTCAGGCAGAGCCTCTCCCGCGCCCGCCGCGACCTCTACCAGTTCATGCACGGCCAGTGCGGCCTGGTTAACGCAAACAATCCGTGTCGCTGCCCGAAAAAGACCAAAGGCTTCATCGCCGCGGGGCATGTCGATCCCGATCATCTGCAATTTGTCCCGCTCCGCATACGACGAATCTCGGAAGCGGCAGTGGGTATCGTGCGGACCATCGAGAATACCGTGGATGAACAATACGCAGCGATCTTCCGCGAGCACCCCTTTCTCGAACCGAAGAACCAGTTCGACTGGCTGCGACAACTGCTCGACAAAGGCGATTTTGCGACAGCCCTGCAACTCAATTGA